A single Sphingomonas sp. IW22 DNA region contains:
- the rsmA gene encoding 16S rRNA (adenine(1518)-N(6)/adenine(1519)-N(6))-dimethyltransferase RsmA yields MSDVVALPPLREVIRTHGLTASKALGQNFLFDGQLLDRIARIPGNLADAEVLEVGPGPGGLTRALLAAGARVTAIERDRRCIPALAELGDAYPDRLRVIEGDALAIDHKSLFDGAPHVVANLPYNVGTELFVGWLSAPWAPWWQSLTLMFQREVADRIVAAAGSDAYGRLAVLAQWRSTPRIAMPVHRSAFTPPPKVMSAVVHVVPSEAPDGVRLATLERLTAAAFGQRRKMLRTSLKAMPGAVEAAEAIGIDLTRRAETVSVAEFCGLARAIG; encoded by the coding sequence ATGAGCGACGTCGTAGCACTGCCGCCGCTGCGTGAGGTCATTCGCACGCACGGCCTGACCGCCAGCAAGGCGCTGGGCCAGAACTTCCTGTTCGACGGCCAGTTGCTCGACCGGATCGCGCGCATCCCCGGCAATCTGGCCGATGCCGAGGTGCTGGAGGTCGGCCCCGGCCCCGGCGGGCTGACCCGCGCGCTGCTGGCCGCGGGCGCACGCGTCACCGCGATCGAGCGCGACCGGCGCTGCATCCCCGCACTGGCCGAACTGGGCGATGCCTATCCGGACCGCCTGCGCGTGATCGAGGGTGACGCGCTGGCCATTGACCACAAAAGCCTGTTCGACGGCGCGCCGCATGTCGTCGCCAACCTGCCTTATAACGTCGGTACCGAATTATTCGTCGGCTGGCTCAGCGCGCCCTGGGCACCTTGGTGGCAAAGCCTGACGCTGATGTTCCAGCGCGAGGTCGCCGACCGCATCGTCGCGGCGGCGGGCAGCGATGCCTATGGCCGGCTGGCGGTGCTGGCGCAGTGGCGCTCGACCCCGCGCATCGCGATGCCCGTCCACCGCTCCGCCTTCACCCCGCCGCCAAAGGTCATGTCGGCGGTGGTGCATGTCGTGCCCAGCGAAGCACCCGACGGGGTGCGGCTGGCGACGCTGGAGCGGCTGACGGCGGCAGCATTCGGCCAGCGCCGCAAGATGCTCCGCACCAGCCTGAAGGCAATGCCCGGCGCGGTCGAGGCGGCGGAGGCGATCGGCATTGACCTGACCCGCCGCGCCGAAACCGTCAGCGTAGCGGAGTTCTGCGGCCTGGCCCGCGCGATCGGGTGA
- a CDS encoding TonB-dependent receptor domain-containing protein, whose protein sequence is MANRFSVARALRGGIAIRSLALLGASGMAMIVAAPAVAQDFTTGALVGRVLDASGQPVTGGTLTARSAAQGFERTVPIASNGTFRVQALPGGEYVVTVNPANGEPIENQRVSITPGGNSTYTFRPAAAVAAADAMGPDIVVTGSAERGTDFGNNTGGLALGDVSQLLNTTPIARNQTAIQLLAPGTTAGDSAFGNLASFSGATVAENQYYVNGLNITNFRNFLGSNNPPIEFYESIDVKTFGLPAEYGRALGGFTTVTTKSGSNNFKAGAIVAYSPDALRDDSPNTYAALNERDYAEDLEANFYLSGPIIKDRLFFYALYNPNYEKQSDISLTSNQQITRRSNSPFFGGKIDAIITDGHRLEGTYFRNKRTDEYSYYRYNPTSDELGGYIGTAVDEQGGDNFVATYTGQFTDWLTLSASYGENHDDRSSQPSLNVALVQSTLTGITTTERGFQGNAERSSDVRKFYRADADVYVNLLGTHHFRFGYEREDLTSTEDTLRAGGYSYILTPGYIERTFYQNAGEWNGRNEAFYIQDNWTLLDDRLTLQLGLRNDKFSNNALDGNTYFRSGDQWGPRIGASFDVFGDNRTAVFGSWNRYFMPVATNTSIRLGGAEMFYRQRFAYSGAGAPGTGLVYDNNGNIQNLGPVTGGIPCPELSADSGSLCSNILSDGVQGPIDTLVSSSLAPSYTDEWNIGVSHRIGDWSFRLTYLNRRLGRTLDDVAIDAAVLAYCDENGINGCDSVFTGFHQYVLANPGEDITVRLDGDCAADPRQCEVATLSAANLGYPTAVRNYDSVQFEFEKAYSNNWYLRGSYVYQRLRGNYEGAVKSDNGQADAGLTQDFDQPGLLDGAYGQLANGREHQFKLFGSYGITDNFRIGANILVESPRKFSCIGTYYDFDNFAAAYQDASFYCAQPQFNDRPAFTDPATGRVSYLVDRGTAFESDWRKQIDVNAQVDIPELPGSFFSIDVFNVFNWKSKVDYQEFGELSDASLNERYGEVLGYQAPRSVRLTFGVRLGENR, encoded by the coding sequence ATGGCAAACCGATTCTCGGTCGCACGCGCGCTGCGCGGCGGTATTGCAATTCGTAGTTTGGCGCTGTTGGGCGCGTCGGGAATGGCGATGATTGTCGCGGCTCCGGCAGTGGCTCAGGACTTCACCACCGGCGCACTTGTCGGACGGGTGCTCGACGCATCGGGTCAGCCGGTCACTGGCGGTACGCTGACCGCGCGTTCAGCTGCACAGGGCTTTGAGCGCACCGTGCCGATCGCGAGCAACGGCACCTTCCGCGTACAGGCACTGCCCGGCGGCGAATATGTCGTTACCGTCAATCCCGCAAATGGCGAGCCGATCGAGAACCAGCGCGTTTCGATCACGCCTGGCGGCAACAGTACCTATACCTTCCGCCCGGCGGCCGCGGTTGCCGCAGCCGATGCGATGGGCCCAGACATCGTCGTGACCGGTTCGGCCGAGCGTGGCACCGATTTCGGGAACAACACCGGCGGCTTGGCACTGGGCGATGTGTCTCAGCTGCTCAACACGACTCCCATCGCGCGCAATCAGACCGCGATCCAGCTGCTCGCGCCCGGCACCACTGCCGGCGACAGCGCGTTCGGCAATCTGGCCTCGTTCTCCGGCGCGACGGTTGCCGAGAACCAGTATTACGTGAACGGCCTGAACATCACCAATTTCCGCAACTTCCTGGGCAGCAACAATCCGCCGATCGAATTCTATGAATCGATCGACGTGAAGACGTTCGGCCTGCCGGCGGAATATGGTCGTGCGCTGGGCGGTTTCACCACCGTCACAACCAAATCCGGTTCGAACAATTTCAAGGCCGGCGCGATCGTCGCATATTCGCCCGACGCTCTGCGTGATGATTCGCCCAACACCTATGCCGCGCTGAACGAGCGCGACTATGCCGAGGATCTGGAGGCGAACTTTTACCTGAGCGGCCCGATCATCAAGGATCGGCTGTTCTTCTACGCGCTCTACAATCCGAATTACGAGAAGCAGAGCGATATCAGCCTGACTTCGAATCAGCAGATTACGCGCCGCAGCAACTCGCCGTTCTTCGGCGGAAAGATCGACGCGATCATCACCGACGGCCACCGGCTTGAGGGAACCTATTTCCGCAACAAGCGGACCGACGAATATAGCTATTACCGCTACAATCCGACGAGTGACGAACTCGGCGGCTATATCGGCACGGCGGTGGATGAGCAGGGTGGCGACAATTTCGTTGCGACCTATACGGGCCAGTTCACCGACTGGCTGACGCTGTCGGCCTCGTACGGCGAAAACCATGACGACCGTTCGTCGCAGCCCAGCCTGAATGTCGCGCTGGTGCAAAGCACGCTGACGGGCATTACGACCACGGAGCGCGGCTTCCAGGGCAATGCCGAGCGATCGAGCGACGTGCGGAAGTTCTACCGCGCCGACGCCGATGTGTATGTCAACCTGCTCGGCACGCACCACTTCCGCTTCGGCTATGAGCGCGAAGACCTCACCTCGACCGAGGATACGCTTCGTGCCGGCGGCTACAGCTACATTCTGACGCCGGGCTATATCGAGCGTACCTTCTACCAGAATGCCGGCGAGTGGAACGGCCGTAACGAGGCGTTCTACATCCAGGACAACTGGACGTTGCTCGACGACCGGCTGACGCTGCAGCTTGGCCTGCGTAACGACAAGTTCAGCAACAATGCGCTGGACGGCAACACCTATTTCCGTTCGGGCGACCAATGGGGCCCGCGCATCGGCGCCTCGTTCGACGTGTTCGGTGACAATCGTACGGCGGTGTTCGGTTCGTGGAACCGTTATTTCATGCCGGTTGCGACCAATACCAGCATCCGCCTGGGCGGCGCCGAGATGTTCTATCGCCAGCGGTTCGCCTATTCGGGTGCCGGAGCACCGGGCACGGGGCTGGTGTACGATAATAATGGGAATATCCAGAATCTGGGCCCTGTCACGGGAGGCATTCCGTGCCCTGAACTGTCGGCGGATTCGGGCAGCCTTTGCTCCAACATCCTTAGCGATGGTGTACAGGGGCCTATCGACACGCTCGTCTCATCGTCCCTTGCGCCCAGCTACACCGACGAATGGAACATTGGTGTTTCGCATCGCATCGGCGACTGGTCGTTCCGTCTGACCTACCTCAACCGTCGCCTGGGCCGTACGCTCGACGACGTCGCGATCGACGCCGCTGTGCTGGCTTATTGCGACGAGAACGGCATCAATGGCTGCGATTCGGTCTTCACCGGTTTCCATCAGTATGTGCTGGCCAATCCGGGCGAGGATATCACTGTCCGTCTGGACGGTGATTGCGCTGCCGATCCGCGGCAGTGCGAAGTGGCAACCCTGTCGGCAGCGAACCTCGGTTATCCGACCGCCGTGCGTAATTATGACAGCGTCCAGTTCGAGTTCGAAAAGGCGTATTCGAACAACTGGTACCTGCGCGGTTCGTATGTATACCAGCGCCTCCGCGGCAATTACGAGGGCGCGGTCAAGTCCGACAACGGCCAAGCCGACGCGGGCCTGACGCAGGATTTCGATCAGCCCGGCCTGCTCGACGGTGCCTATGGCCAGCTTGCCAACGGCCGCGAACATCAGTTCAAGCTGTTTGGCAGCTATGGCATCACCGATAATTTCCGCATCGGCGCCAATATTCTGGTTGAATCACCGCGCAAGTTCTCGTGCATCGGCACCTATTATGATTTCGACAATTTTGCGGCGGCATATCAGGATGCCAGCTTCTATTGCGCACAGCCCCAGTTCAACGATCGGCCAGCCTTTACCGATCCGGCAACGGGTCGCGTGAGCTACCTCGTTGATCGCGGCACGGCGTTCGAGAGCGATTGGCGCAAGCAGATCGACGTCAACGCTCAGGTCGACATCCCGGAACTGCCCGGCAGTTTCTTCAGCATTGACGTGTTCAACGTGTTCAACTGGAAGTCGAAGGTCGATTACCAGGAGTTCGGTGAGCTCAGCGACGCATCGCTGAACGAGCGCTATGGCGAAGTGCTTGGCTATCAGGCGCCGCGCTCGGTGCGTCTCACTTTCGGTGTCCGCCTCGGCGAAAACCGCTGA